From Campylobacter lari, the proteins below share one genomic window:
- the nspC gene encoding carboxynorspermidine decarboxylase, with the protein MLIKNHLDKDFQTPAYILEEDKLRKNCELLAKVSEQSGAKVLLALKGFAFSGAMDIVGEYLSGCTCSGLWEAKFAKEYMNKEIHTFSPAFKDDEIDEIIDLSHHIVFNSFNQFKKFKDKASHKSLGLRCNPELSVAPKELYNPCGRFSRLGIRAIDFENEDLSALSGLHFHALCEESAYSLELVLNAFEAKFSKFIKNIKWVNFGGGHHITKEGYDTQKLIDLCKKFSDKYGVQVYLEPGEAVGWQCGTLVASVIDIVENEKKIAILDTSSEAHMPDTIIMPYTSEVLNARILSSRDGQNYSELKENEFAYLLGGNTCLAGDIMGEYAFKQELKIGQKIVFLDQIHYSIVKNTTFNGVRLPNLMFLDKNENLSMIREFCYENYSKRN; encoded by the coding sequence ATGCTAATTAAAAATCATTTAGATAAAGACTTTCAAACCCCTGCTTATATTTTAGAAGAAGACAAGCTTAGAAAAAATTGTGAGCTTTTGGCTAAAGTGAGTGAGCAAAGTGGAGCAAAAGTCTTGCTTGCTCTAAAGGGTTTTGCTTTTTCAGGTGCTATGGATATAGTGGGTGAGTATCTATCAGGTTGTACTTGCAGTGGGCTTTGGGAAGCTAAATTCGCAAAAGAATATATGAACAAAGAAATTCATACTTTTTCACCTGCTTTTAAAGATGATGAAATAGATGAAATCATAGATCTTTCACACCATATAGTATTTAATTCTTTTAATCAGTTTAAAAAATTTAAAGATAAAGCAAGCCACAAGTCTCTTGGTTTGCGTTGTAATCCAGAGCTATCAGTGGCTCCAAAAGAACTTTATAATCCTTGTGGTAGATTTTCAAGATTAGGAATTCGTGCGATTGATTTTGAAAATGAAGATTTAAGTGCTTTAAGTGGGCTTCATTTTCATGCTTTGTGTGAAGAAAGTGCGTATTCTTTAGAGCTTGTGTTAAATGCTTTTGAGGCTAAATTTTCAAAATTTATTAAAAATATAAAATGGGTTAATTTTGGTGGAGGTCATCATATTACTAAAGAAGGTTATGACACGCAAAAACTAATTGATCTTTGTAAAAAATTTAGCGATAAATACGGTGTGCAAGTGTATCTTGAGCCAGGTGAGGCTGTGGGTTGGCAGTGTGGGACTTTAGTTGCAAGTGTGATAGATATAGTAGAAAATGAGAAAAAAATAGCTATTTTAGATACTTCAAGTGAAGCTCATATGCCAGATACTATCATTATGCCTTATACAAGCGAGGTTTTAAATGCTAGAATTTTATCAAGTCGTGATGGACAAAATTACAGCGAGTTAAAAGAAAACGAATTTGCTTATTTACTTGGTGGTAATACTTGCTTAGCAGGGGATATCATGGGCGAGTATGCTTTTAAACAAGAGTTAAAAATAGGACAAAAAATAGTATTTTTAGATCAAATTCATTATTCCATAGTTAAAAACACTACTTTTAATGGAGTAAGACTTCCAAATTTAATGTTCTTAGATAAGAATGAAAATTTATCTATGATAAGAGAGTTTTGTTATGAAAATTATTCAAAAAGAAACTAA
- a CDS encoding formate dehydrogenase subunit gamma has product MHRVILALLACFNFLFAQENFEVKNTQIWDVQRVMNIESYQNFGALWTKLQGEYIASAVLIILIVVISAFALHYMVIGPKKFSHDGKKIYAFSVFERLFHFVAAISWIILVPTGLIMIFGSYFGGGFFVRMCKNLHGIATILFIISIIPMLLCWIKRMLPASYDLRWMMIVGGYLSKEKKPVPAGKFNFGQKSWYYIAVFGGFLMIITGAFMFFLDFNSTSLQSIFGISHIDILRASAIIHNILGILCAVFFAIHIYMAVFAIKGSIHSMISGYKEEEEVYILHSYWYKELSDKKQINPSFTYDSKTKF; this is encoded by the coding sequence ATGCATAGAGTTATACTAGCTCTTTTAGCCTGTTTTAACTTTCTATTTGCTCAAGAAAATTTTGAAGTTAAAAATACTCAAATTTGGGATGTGCAAAGAGTGATGAATATAGAAAGTTATCAAAATTTTGGTGCTTTGTGGACTAAACTGCAAGGTGAGTATATTGCAAGTGCTGTTTTGATTATACTTATAGTGGTAATTTCAGCTTTTGCTTTGCATTATATGGTCATAGGTCCAAAGAAATTTTCTCATGATGGTAAGAAAATTTACGCTTTTTCAGTATTTGAAAGATTGTTTCATTTTGTAGCAGCAATCTCTTGGATTATCCTTGTACCAACCGGACTTATTATGATTTTTGGATCGTATTTTGGCGGTGGATTTTTTGTAAGAATGTGTAAAAACTTACATGGTATTGCTACTATTTTATTTATCATTTCCATCATTCCTATGCTTTTGTGTTGGATTAAAAGAATGCTTCCTGCAAGTTATGATTTAAGATGGATGATGATAGTAGGTGGATATTTAAGCAAAGAGAAAAAACCTGTGCCTGCGGGTAAGTTTAACTTTGGTCAAAAATCTTGGTATTATATAGCTGTTTTTGGTGGCTTTTTGATGATAATCACCGGTGCGTTTATGTTTTTCCTTGATTTTAATTCTACTTCTTTGCAATCTATTTTTGGCATTTCTCATATAGATATTTTAAGAGCTTCAGCTATCATCCATAATATTTTGGGTATTTTATGTGCAGTATTTTTTGCTATTCATATTTATATGGCCGTATTTGCTATTAAAGGAAGTATCCACTCTATGATTAGTGGTTATAAAGAAGAAGAGGAAGTTTATATTTTACATTCTTATTGGTATAAAGAACTAAGCGATAAAAAACAAATCAATCCATCGTTTACTTACGATTCTAAAACAAAATTTTAA
- a CDS encoding restriction endonuclease subunit S, producing the protein MIKLPQGWEVKKLGEIGFFIRGVSYKKEQLLSTKNEKSVYLLRANNIQNELNLDELQIIPKELVVDKIIQNNDILFAMSSGSKHIVGKNILLNNLNDFTFGAFCGLFRIINLNICHKFIAYYLRSDSYKNYIFNISKGSNINNLRFVDLEKFQIPLPPLKEQERIVGILDESFAKIDESIKILEQNLLNLDELMQSALQKAFNPLKDNTKENYKLPQGWEWKSLGEICEIIGGGTPSKQIKQYWENGTIKWATVRDMNTETIEDTEFRITNLGLDNSSTNIINQDFILIATRVGLGKVCLVKDTLAINQDLKGILPHKSLNKKYLFYFFKKNKDFLIENGIGATVKGVSVDFIKSLQIPLPPLKEQEQIASHLDELSSHVKNLKQNYQAQIKNLQELKKSLLDKAFQGRL; encoded by the coding sequence ATGATAAAATTACCGCAGGGTTGGGAAGTTAAAAAGCTTGGTGAGATAGGTTTTTTTATAAGGGGCGTTTCTTACAAAAAAGAGCAACTATTATCCACAAAGAATGAAAAATCTGTTTATTTGTTAAGAGCAAATAATATTCAAAATGAATTGAATTTAGATGAACTACAAATCATTCCCAAAGAATTAGTAGTTGATAAGATTATTCAAAACAATGATATATTATTTGCAATGAGTAGCGGTAGTAAACATATTGTAGGCAAAAATATACTTTTAAACAATTTAAATGATTTTACTTTTGGGGCTTTTTGTGGATTATTTAGAATTATCAATCTAAATATTTGCCATAAATTTATAGCTTATTATTTAAGAAGCGATTCTTATAAAAATTATATTTTCAATATTTCTAAAGGTTCTAACATAAATAATTTAAGGTTTGTAGATTTAGAGAAATTTCAAATTCCGTTGCCGCCGCTCAAAGAGCAAGAAAGGATAGTGGGGATTTTAGATGAAAGTTTTGCAAAGATAGATGAGAGTATAAAAATCTTAGAGCAGAATTTACTAAATTTAGATGAGTTAATGCAAAGTGCCTTGCAAAAAGCTTTTAACCCTTTAAAGGATAATACTAAGGAAAACTACAAACTCCCGCAAGGTTGGGAATGGAAAAGCTTAGGGGAGATTTGCGAAATTATAGGTGGCGGCACTCCATCGAAACAAATAAAACAATATTGGGAAAATGGAACGATTAAATGGGCTACTGTAAGAGACATGAATACAGAAACTATTGAAGATACAGAATTTCGTATTACAAACTTAGGCTTAGACAATAGTTCTACAAATATTATTAATCAGGATTTTATATTAATTGCAACTAGGGTTGGATTAGGGAAAGTTTGTTTAGTAAAAGACACTTTAGCTATTAATCAAGACTTAAAGGGAATATTACCACACAAATCACTGAATAAAAAATATTTATTTTATTTTTTTAAGAAAAACAAAGATTTTTTAATAGAAAACGGTATAGGTGCTACTGTCAAGGGTGTATCAGTAGACTTTATCAAATCTCTACAAATCCCACTACCCCCACTCAAAGAACAAGAGCAAATCGCTTCGCATTTAGATGAGCTTTCTTCTCATGTAAAAAATTTAAAGCAAAACTATCAAGCACAGATAAAAAATCTACAAGAGCTTAAAAAATCCTTGCTAGATAAAGCTTTTCAAGGAAGATTATAA
- a CDS encoding twin-arginine translocation signal domain-containing protein, whose amino-acid sequence MEANQRRDFLKKSLKIGALGVVAGASVNALAKDDYQEQNTVVLGKSTKKEVLYRKTMHWEKYYKIAY is encoded by the coding sequence ATGGAGGCCAATCAAAGAAGGGATTTTTTAAAAAAATCTTTGAAAATTGGTGCTTTAGGGGTAGTAGCTGGGGCAAGTGTGAATGCTTTAGCTAAAGATGATTACCAAGAGCAAAATACCGTAGTTTTAGGAAAAAGTACTAAAAAAGAAGTGCTTTATAGAAAAACTATGCATTGGGAAAAATACTACAAAATAGCTTATTAA
- a CDS encoding molybdopterin synthase catalytic subunit yields MFELHQGALEIPSIYARWYEYAKDKNCGALITFCGIVRAEDEIEALSFDIYEPLLKTWFEKWCQKLANENVSLMFAHSIGEVKVHESSYFAGVLSKQRKLGLKLINDFVEDFKASAPIWKYDIINGKKIYAKERSLKLQGAGILSTKD; encoded by the coding sequence ATGTTTGAATTACATCAAGGAGCCTTAGAAATTCCTAGCATTTATGCTAGATGGTATGAATATGCTAAAGATAAAAACTGCGGAGCTTTGATCACATTTTGCGGTATAGTGAGGGCTGAAGATGAGATTGAGGCTTTGAGTTTTGATATATATGAGCCTTTATTAAAAACTTGGTTTGAAAAATGGTGCCAAAAACTTGCAAATGAAAATGTAAGCTTGATGTTTGCTCACTCTATCGGCGAGGTTAAGGTGCATGAGAGTTCTTATTTTGCTGGGGTTTTAAGCAAGCAAAGAAAATTAGGACTTAAGTTAATTAATGATTTTGTAGAAGATTTTAAAGCAAGCGCACCTATATGGAAATATGATATCATTAATGGCAAAAAAATTTATGCCAAAGAACGCTCTTTGAAACTTCAAGGAGCAGGAATTTTAAGCACTAAGGACTAA
- a CDS encoding multicopper oxidase family protein, with the protein MDRRLFLKFNALGLASISSAYAMGDHSHHNMHSKHTQKDTKEIDTSFIKLENPNIKLLDEKDFPSGQTLANLKLLKNTSAKKNFFRSSIEIKESQIELVKGKKTKCFTYNGSIPGPKIEVYEGDTVEILVKNSLKEPTTIHWHGLDIPPEQDGNPHDPIMPGRERIYRFKLGENSAGTYWYHPHPHYTTAKQVYKGLAGVFVVKAKKDALSHLQEQDWVISDLRLDKNAQIPDNNLFDWLNGREGNLVLINGQLKPKITLDKAQRIRIYNFCAARYLNLRIKGAKFILVGTDGGLIEKGVELDELFLSPASRVEVLIKASKGEFKLESTYYDRDKMLVKEEPYTLMLADLKVEKTIENIPEKLREFSPLKEATSFKEVIMSEDHMQMHGISKKSEEEIKKSLASMFLINGKTFDMNRTDLTSKLNEVEEWVIKNKSHMDHPFHIHGTQFELISSKFKGKITKAKFRALQDTINVRPGEELRLRMSQKFTGIRMFHCHILEHEDLGMMGILEIKE; encoded by the coding sequence ATGGATAGAAGGTTATTTTTAAAATTTAATGCTTTAGGTTTAGCAAGTATTAGCAGTGCTTATGCAATGGGGGATCATTCTCATCATAATATGCACTCAAAACATACACAAAAAGATACAAAAGAAATCGATACTTCTTTTATCAAACTAGAAAATCCAAACATTAAACTACTCGATGAAAAAGACTTTCCTAGCGGACAAACATTAGCAAATTTAAAACTTCTAAAAAACACAAGTGCAAAGAAAAATTTCTTTAGATCAAGTATAGAAATCAAAGAAAGTCAAATAGAGCTTGTTAAAGGTAAAAAAACAAAATGCTTCACTTACAATGGCTCTATACCTGGACCCAAAATAGAAGTTTATGAAGGTGACACTGTAGAAATTTTGGTAAAAAATAGTTTAAAAGAACCAACTACAATCCACTGGCATGGACTTGACATACCACCTGAGCAAGATGGCAACCCACACGATCCTATCATGCCTGGTAGAGAAAGAATTTATCGCTTTAAACTTGGAGAAAATTCAGCAGGAACTTACTGGTATCATCCGCACCCACACTACACCACAGCAAAGCAAGTTTATAAAGGCTTAGCAGGGGTATTTGTAGTAAAAGCTAAAAAAGATGCGTTGTCGCATTTACAAGAACAAGATTGGGTGATTAGTGATCTGCGTTTAGATAAAAACGCACAAATTCCTGATAATAATTTATTTGATTGGCTAAATGGTAGAGAAGGAAATTTAGTTCTTATCAATGGACAATTAAAACCAAAAATAACACTTGACAAAGCTCAAAGAATTCGTATTTATAATTTTTGTGCGGCAAGATATTTAAATTTACGCATTAAAGGTGCTAAATTTATTTTAGTAGGAACTGATGGAGGGCTTATAGAAAAAGGTGTTGAATTAGATGAATTATTTTTAAGTCCTGCTTCAAGAGTAGAAGTGCTAATCAAAGCAAGTAAGGGTGAATTTAAACTTGAAAGTACTTATTATGACCGCGATAAAATGCTTGTTAAAGAAGAACCTTACACTCTTATGTTGGCTGATCTTAAAGTAGAAAAAACTATAGAAAACATACCTGAAAAGCTACGAGAATTTTCACCTTTAAAAGAAGCTACAAGCTTTAAAGAAGTGATTATGAGCGAAGATCATATGCAAATGCATGGTATTAGTAAAAAAAGTGAAGAAGAAATCAAAAAAAGCCTTGCCTCTATGTTTTTAATCAATGGTAAAACATTTGATATGAATAGAACGGATTTAACCTCAAAATTAAATGAAGTAGAAGAATGGGTAATAAAAAACAAATCGCATATGGATCATCCTTTCCATATACATGGAACACAATTTGAACTCATATCTTCTAAATTTAAGGGTAAAATAACAAAAGCAAAATTCAGAGCATTGCAAGATACGATTAATGTAAGACCTGGAGAAGAATTAAGACTTAGAATGAGTCAAAAATTTACCGGTATTAGAATGTTTCACTGCCATATTTTAGAGCATGAAGATCTTGGAATGATGGGAATTTTAGAAATCAAAGAATAA
- a CDS encoding Fic family protein: MKEFIPPKLPLDIELNANIYGLIIRASRKLAELNGFSKSMPNPNILINALILQEAKDSSEIENIITTHDELFLSQIDESKLTRAVKEVKDYENALKKGYELLKKEQLLRNAHILEIQKRLERNNAGFRKQSGTTLINPTTGEIKHTPPQNPSDIQELMGNLERYINDDTLDELDFLVKMAIIHYQFESIHPFYDGNGRTGRIINILYLVYKGLLDLPILYLSAYIVNNKEEYYNLLQKVRDEGAILEWIEYILKGVEQTAIKTIKTITIIEKMMSNVGEILQNKTNFYSKDFVELLFSHPYTKIDFLINKLDISRQSASKYLKICENLGVLECIKMGRNNYYINIELLRLFRKGIF; this comes from the coding sequence ATGAAAGAATTCATACCACCAAAACTTCCTTTAGATATAGAATTAAATGCAAATATTTATGGTCTCATCATTAGGGCTTCGAGAAAATTAGCGGAGTTAAATGGATTTAGCAAAAGCATGCCTAATCCAAATATATTAATCAATGCTTTGATCTTGCAAGAAGCTAAAGATTCTAGCGAGATAGAAAATATTATTACCACTCACGATGAACTTTTTTTATCTCAAATCGATGAAAGTAAACTTACAAGAGCGGTAAAAGAAGTAAAAGACTATGAAAATGCTTTAAAAAAAGGATATGAGCTTTTAAAAAAAGAGCAATTATTAAGAAATGCACATATTTTAGAAATTCAAAAAAGACTAGAAAGAAATAATGCAGGTTTTAGAAAACAAAGCGGAACTACGCTGATAAATCCTACCACAGGAGAAATCAAACACACACCCCCGCAAAATCCTAGTGATATACAAGAACTTATGGGAAATTTGGAGCGATACATCAACGATGATACTTTAGATGAACTTGATTTTTTGGTAAAAATGGCAATCATTCATTATCAGTTTGAAAGCATACATCCATTTTACGATGGTAATGGTAGAACAGGCAGGATTATCAATATACTTTATTTAGTTTATAAAGGCTTGCTTGATTTGCCTATCTTGTATTTAAGCGCTTATATAGTAAATAACAAAGAAGAGTATTACAATCTTTTACAAAAAGTACGTGATGAAGGTGCAATTTTAGAATGGATAGAATATATACTCAAAGGTGTAGAGCAAACTGCTATAAAAACGATAAAAACCATTACTATAATAGAAAAAATGATGTCTAATGTAGGTGAAATTTTGCAAAATAAAACGAATTTTTACAGCAAAGACTTTGTGGAGCTTTTGTTTTCTCATCCTTATACAAAGATAGACTTTTTGATAAATAAATTAGATATTTCTAGGCAAAGTGCCTCAAAATACCTTAAAATTTGTGAAAATTTAGGGGTGCTAGAGTGCATTAAAATGGGTAGAAATAATTATTATATTAATATAGAACTTTTAAGACTTTTTAGAAAGGGAATTTTTTAA
- a CDS encoding MoaD/ThiS family protein yields MVKVEFLGPINKESLELNVNNLKELKAILGQDESLKEWLELCAVALNDEMVFNDETTLKDGDKICLLPPVCGG; encoded by the coding sequence ATGGTAAAAGTTGAATTTCTAGGGCCAATTAACAAAGAAAGCTTAGAGCTAAATGTAAATAATCTTAAAGAATTAAAAGCAATTTTAGGACAAGATGAAAGCTTAAAAGAATGGCTTGAGCTTTGTGCAGTTGCCTTAAACGATGAAATGGTTTTTAATGATGAAACTACCTTAAAAGATGGGGATAAAATTTGTTTATTACCACCGGTTTGTGGAGGATGA
- a CDS encoding TorD/DmsD family molecular chaperone — MIQDIDLSRKYFYEFFSKAFNFIDENEFKIWHEQVLVLAQSPLDDSLKFDFEKLSVCDFASFKEEQNGVFFDFSYVNVPISASFYDEGRDDGKMKLQACEIIRKTKFRKKEDCRQSEDEFGFLFAFMASIIEHDLKVAQQLFRFVINPVIDEFIEKLQIHKNSNFYIAIANIMKVFFANERAYLEVQAPIKKEGKSIADEALQRLPYEPRLPTKFSKTNIEELSKL, encoded by the coding sequence ATGATACAAGATATTGATCTTTCGCGTAAATATTTTTATGAATTTTTTTCAAAAGCTTTTAATTTTATTGATGAAAATGAGTTTAAAATTTGGCATGAGCAAGTTTTAGTTTTAGCTCAAAGTCCTTTAGATGATAGTTTAAAATTTGATTTTGAAAAACTTAGTGTATGTGATTTTGCAAGTTTTAAAGAAGAACAAAATGGAGTGTTTTTTGATTTTTCTTATGTGAATGTGCCTATTAGTGCTTCTTTTTATGATGAGGGTAGAGATGATGGCAAAATGAAGCTTCAAGCCTGTGAAATCATTAGAAAAACCAAATTTAGAAAAAAAGAAGATTGTAGGCAAAGTGAAGATGAATTTGGCTTTTTGTTTGCTTTTATGGCAAGTATTATTGAGCATGATTTAAAAGTTGCACAGCAATTATTTCGTTTTGTGATAAACCCTGTAATAGATGAGTTTATAGAAAAATTACAAATCCACAAAAACTCAAATTTTTACATTGCTATTGCCAATATTATGAAAGTCTTTTTTGCAAATGAAAGAGCTTATTTGGAAGTACAAGCACCTATAAAAAAAGAAGGTAAAAGTATAGCAGATGAGGCTTTACAAAGACTTCCTTATGAGCCAAGACTTCCTACTAAATTTAGCAAAACAAATATAGAAGAACTTAGTAAATTATAG
- a CDS encoding class I SAM-dependent DNA methyltransferase has protein sequence MQGKIDKITDILRRDDGISGAMHYSEQISWVLFLKFLDDYEEELKLEAELDEKPYKAILQEKFSWRAWAAPKTSEGKLDVKNALSGSDLLSFVNDELFPYLKSFKDNENFKSIEYKIGGIFEFIDNRIANGHTLREVINLVDELSFSKESDVFALGEVYEKLLKDMGSDGGNSGEFYTPRPLVRAMVEVLDPKAKERIYDPACGSCGFLVESFLHILYEDRAKKKKANLSVEELEFLQNDALFGKEKTPLSYAMGVMNMILHEVKSPNIIKTNTLNKKITDITENEKYEVILANPPFGGKEKDQIQNNFPVKSNATELLFLQHILKSLKNNGRCAIVVPEGVLFQNSNAFVSVKKDLLENFNLECVLSLPSGVFLPYSAVKTNVLFFSKGQRSICGENDESVYYYELVPPFKLTKNKPLEYTHLQEFLKCYKERKITANSYLVSKKELEERNYDLSAKNPNVKEEKTLREVEEILSELEQNQKQAKMLFEKIQASLRGNK, from the coding sequence ATGCAAGGTAAAATCGATAAAATCACAGATATTCTAAGAAGAGATGATGGCATAAGCGGTGCTATGCATTATAGTGAGCAGATTAGTTGGGTGCTTTTTTTGAAATTTTTAGATGATTATGAAGAAGAGCTAAAGCTAGAAGCTGAGTTAGATGAAAAGCCTTATAAGGCTATTTTGCAAGAAAAATTCAGTTGGAGAGCTTGGGCAGCACCTAAAACAAGCGAAGGAAAGCTTGATGTAAAAAATGCTTTAAGTGGAAGTGATTTGCTAAGCTTTGTGAATGATGAGCTTTTTCCATACCTAAAAAGTTTTAAAGATAATGAAAATTTCAAAAGCATAGAGTATAAGATAGGTGGAATTTTTGAATTTATAGACAACCGCATAGCTAATGGCCATACTTTAAGAGAAGTTATAAATTTAGTCGATGAGCTAAGTTTTAGCAAAGAAAGTGATGTGTTTGCTTTAGGTGAGGTTTATGAAAAGCTTTTAAAAGACATGGGAAGCGATGGGGGAAATAGTGGGGAGTTTTATACCCCAAGACCTTTGGTTAGAGCCATGGTGGAGGTGCTAGACCCTAAAGCAAAAGAGAGAATTTATGATCCTGCGTGTGGGAGTTGTGGGTTTTTAGTAGAGAGTTTTTTGCATATTCTTTATGAAGATAGGGCAAAAAAGAAAAAAGCAAATTTGAGTGTGGAAGAACTTGAATTTTTACAAAATGATGCCTTGTTCGGTAAAGAAAAAACTCCACTTAGTTATGCAATGGGTGTGATGAATATGATTTTACATGAGGTTAAGTCCCCAAATATCATCAAAACCAATACTCTAAATAAAAAAATCACAGACATAACTGAAAATGAAAAATACGAAGTGATTTTGGCAAATCCTCCTTTTGGTGGTAAAGAAAAAGATCAAATTCAAAATAACTTTCCTGTAAAATCAAACGCTACTGAGCTTTTGTTTTTACAACATATTTTAAAGTCTTTGAAAAACAATGGAAGGTGTGCCATAGTAGTGCCTGAAGGAGTGCTTTTTCAAAATTCAAATGCCTTTGTGAGTGTAAAAAAAGACTTGCTAGAAAATTTTAATCTTGAATGTGTTTTAAGCTTGCCAAGTGGGGTGTTTTTGCCTTATAGTGCGGTAAAAACTAATGTGCTTTTTTTTTCTAAAGGACAAAGAAGTATTTGTGGTGAAAATGATGAAAGTGTATATTACTATGAGCTTGTGCCACCTTTTAAATTGACTAAAAACAAACCTTTAGAATACACGCATTTGCAAGAATTTTTAAAATGTTATAAAGAAAGAAAAATCACGGCTAATTCTTATTTGGTAAGTAAAAAAGAACTTGAAGAAAGAAATTATGATTTAAGTGCTAAAAACCCAAACGTAAAAGAAGAAAAAACTTTGCGTGAAGTAGAGGAAATTTTAAGCGAGTTAGAGCAAAATCAAAAACAAGCAAAAATGCTTTTTGAAAAAATTCAAGCTAGTTTAAGAGGTAATAAATGA
- a CDS encoding molybdopterin molybdotransferase MoeA: MLTSYSQSLDILHSHIQTYEKIENIALTQCLDRILAIDIKASTNNPQFPTASMDGYAIKFSEQDEPLSIIGEVPAGIFPSFKIQNKECVKTFTGSLMSEGCDTLVPVEKVEVKNGVVYIKEKVPQGFAVRKVGESYTKGEILLTKGTKLGYSEIALLAELGYFHISVFAKPIIGVLSSGSEIKDLGESLEHPAQIRSSNHVAIANMAKKLGAEARIFPLLKDDMQKTPSVLKQALNACDILVTTGGVSMGDFDFLKQAVKEYEIIIDKVDVKPGKHIKIAKFEDKFIFALPGFPYSAMVMFNLYVRELLNAWLLQEKDYIFKAFANTDYKKKSPHLEFVACNVEFKDGKIYANLKGKKQGSSAIINNLNHKAALMIANDDIKENDLVDIIFMP, translated from the coding sequence ATGCTAACTTCTTATAGTCAAAGTTTAGACATACTTCATTCACACATACAAACATATGAAAAAATAGAAAACATCGCTTTAACACAGTGCTTAGATAGAATTTTAGCCATAGATATCAAAGCTTCTACTAACAACCCTCAATTTCCCACAGCCTCTATGGATGGTTATGCGATCAAATTTAGCGAACAAGATGAGCCTTTGTCTATCATAGGCGAAGTACCTGCTGGAATTTTCCCAAGCTTTAAAATACAAAATAAAGAATGTGTTAAAACCTTTACAGGCTCTTTGATGAGTGAAGGTTGTGATACCTTAGTGCCTGTGGAAAAAGTTGAGGTTAAAAACGGTGTGGTTTATATAAAAGAAAAAGTTCCACAAGGCTTTGCTGTGAGAAAGGTGGGCGAAAGCTACACCAAGGGCGAAATTTTACTCACTAAAGGCACAAAACTAGGTTATAGCGAGATAGCACTTTTAGCTGAGCTTGGATATTTTCACATTAGTGTTTTTGCTAAACCTATCATAGGCGTGCTAAGTAGCGGAAGTGAGATCAAAGACTTAGGCGAAAGCTTAGAACACCCTGCACAAATTCGCTCATCAAACCATGTAGCCATAGCTAATATGGCAAAAAAACTTGGTGCTGAAGCTAGAATTTTTCCACTTTTAAAAGATGATATGCAAAAAACCCCAAGTGTTTTAAAACAAGCACTTAATGCGTGTGATATTTTAGTTACCACTGGTGGAGTTTCCATGGGGGATTTTGACTTTTTAAAGCAAGCTGTTAAAGAGTATGAAATCATCATAGATAAAGTCGATGTAAAACCTGGCAAACACATCAAAATAGCCAAATTTGAAGATAAATTCATCTTTGCTCTACCGGGTTTTCCATACTCGGCTATGGTGATGTTTAATTTATATGTAAGAGAACTTTTAAATGCTTGGCTTTTACAAGAAAAAGACTATATATTTAAAGCATTTGCAAATACTGACTATAAGAAAAAAAGTCCGCATTTAGAATTTGTAGCTTGTAATGTAGAATTTAAAGATGGAAAAATTTATGCCAATTTAAAAGGCAAAAAACAAGGCTCAAGTGCTATCATCAACAACCTTAACCACAAAGCTGCATTAATGATAGCAAATGATGATATAAAAGAAAATGATTTGGTTGATATAATTTTTATGCCTTGA